A single window of Penaeus chinensis breed Huanghai No. 1 chromosome 9, ASM1920278v2, whole genome shotgun sequence DNA harbors:
- the LOC125029263 gene encoding prisilkin-39-like — protein MKILIAVLLVASVAAEQKREAEPSYGLHYPHAYPYGVGLGSAYGTYPYGTHSFLSTRSHVLHKRDAEADPGYLLGGGLGLGNAYGYGLPYGLGQGYGYGYPLGHVSYHAAGHSIGKREAEPGFAPGLLSHGASYGYTPSLLYPGIAHSYQYNRAFTPLIYG, from the exons ATGAAGATTCTG ATCGCCGTGTTACTGGTCGCCTCCGTGGCAGCAGAGCAGAAGCGCGAGGCTGAGCCTTCATACGGCCTCCACTACCCCCATGCCTACCCTTATGGTGTAGGCCTTGGCAGTGCCTACGGAACCTACCCATATggcactcactccttcctcagtACCCGCAGCCATGTCCTTCACAAGCGCGATGCCGAAGCCGACCCTGGCTACCTTTTGGGAGGAGGTCTTGGCCTAGGCAATGCCTATGGCTATGGACTTCCTTATGGTCTTGGTCAGGGTTATGGCTATGGATATCCATTAGGTCACGTCTCCTACCACGCCGCCGGCCACTCTATCGGCAAGCGTGAGGCTGAACCTGGCTTCGCACCCGGTCTTCTTAGCCACGGAGCATCCTACGgctacactccctctctcctctatccaggGATCGCACATTCCTATCAATACAACCGCGCTTTTACTCCGCTTATCTACGGATAG